The stretch of DNA ACAACGTCACAGCCCAGGAGCTACGTGAAGGATCAGGAATATATCATCCATTGCCTCCCGAAGGGCAATTTTATATACGACATTGAGGAACAGCCGTGCATGGTGAGGCAAAGCCGGCCCCCGATTTTAGATGGTTCTATCATCCGAAGACGACAGATCCATCCAGGTGATGTCGTGATTATTTAAATTTCGTTTGAATACAACTTACCTGCGAGTGGGCGATAACACGAATGGATTTGCAGTAACGAATCATTTTCTTGAAACTCTCCTCGATTTCCTTCTTTCCCAGGTCATCGGTCCACTTCTTGGATGCCTTAACGAAAGCCTTCTTCTTGCTCGCATGCCTTTAGATCGAAGTTCAATAGAgttaacgaagaacataaaaaaaaatagagaaaggCTCTCATCAAGATGTTTGCTCTTGAGAGGAGAATCTGTTCCCCAAGCCATGTTCACCAGTATCTCTTACAGTGCAGAAATTGGCTCACATGACAACTTGAAGTCCTCTCATATAGATCCAAGGACTATAGCATGTATGATTAGCACAATTCGTATAAACACTTAGAATCTATAAGTGAACGAAATTGATTCAGAAGGAAAGCAGCAGTGGATAAGTTTCAAACAGGATTGTTCAGACATCTTGTTGAACAAGTAATTTTCATCATTCAATTCGTTCACTTTTCTATGGAAGGTATCAATCTCCCTTAAATTTTGCAGCCAAACTTACCAGTTCTTATAGAACCGACGTCGACATTCCTCAGATAAATGTTGCGCCCAGACATTGCACAAGGCACGTGGGCCGAATGGAGTTTCAATGTATCCAACAGCACCAACAATGACAATTGGAGGTGTTTCCAAAATGGTAACGGCTTCTACCACTTCCTTCTTGTTGATCTCTGTAAAATGGAAAATAAGCTATAAACTAGTGCACCATATAGAATCGATCAATATTTCGACTTGTAAACGTCAGACAGCCCTAGTTCTAAACTGGTTTGTAATCATAATTGATCAGAAATAACCGTAAACATTGAATTgatcatcattaaaaaaaataacatcaaaTGAGGTTATGAAGCGTAAAATAACTCACTTGAACCAGGACGATCGGCTTCTCGCACGATATGCGTCATGCCGGCTTTATAGGCCAGGAAAGCAGTCAAGTGCACTGGTTTGGATGGATCGTCCTTGGGGAATGCCTTTATTCTACCCTGGTGGCGGGAGGCACGCTTCCTGGGGCAAAAGGCCACAGAACCATGGCGAGGCGCCGAAAATTTACGATGAGACTGCAAATAAAAAGATTACATTTAATTTCATAATTATATCTGTACGATGTAGTCAAATTACAATAGTAATAAAACCACGATAATTCAAGTTATCAGAAAATTTCAGATGTAAAAGGAAAACATGGACGCCAGACCGCATGGCACATACtaagctatattttttttttaatgatctgAACTACTTTGACTTTATCAAACAGTAATAAAATAAGAGAATACTAATAATAAAGCACTAAGAAGAAATAAAGGCACTCGcagcacaaagtatttattGAAATAACTCACCATTTTGCCTACAGTTACGTCCGACTTCCACGAAGTACAGATTGGAAAAGAATGATGTCTGAAACTTGTGCCCCATCAACACTTCCTGGCTGAATAGGGCTGGGCATAAATGACACAACTCATAACAAGGGGTCCCACGATCACCAAGTTCTCTGTTCGCTCTTAGCATATAAAGGTGATATTATATtgagggtgctcatacactgtttgacccaAGGTGatataataaggtggaacgttatgtcagaactgctgttcagccattacttgagttcgaattgacagcggccaaacgaacggctacagttttccgagaaagaggataacaaatggcatgcaatgaggagtgcatgccgctatgtgtttgctgcgcataaatgttggttttgtttacgctgttggcatcattgtagtgtttcggtgactgctgcaagttattgtctgcattgctgttctacgggacgtgagggttgttgccgttgctgctgggattggaaactcagcgattgtgggagctttgctagtgggtatataAAAGAGGTGGCTCTTAATAACCGGTGGGCTTGTGCCGTATTGCTTTAGCTGAAGACTCGCCTGATCGTtcgggttgtgagacacaacagctagttcgattgaaaccagcccagcgtaggtatatgttggtggggaccgctatgtagcataaagatttgatctactttgtttataaacaaaaaaagccgctgtcatttttcatcccctctcgcatcatccatgccttatcctcatactgtcgaaaacgaaccacctgtcaattccagctccttggtttgaccgaagccaaatatttgaatatttttgacagataaaatttgatcaacgtgtactggtCAAATATATTCGACGCTAAACACGACGTGCAAATATTTAGTACTTGTTTGCTTAAACTTTTTTAAACCAATTTGTCAAACCATGTACCGACGTacgttaaatatttcagtcaatttttttatactttgatgtttggcattatttgccactgttgataattgaagagagGCCAACAAAGTGGCAAATGGCAAATAAAACTGCCGAAAGGGATGCCAGATCTTTTTATTGtaatttgtattcattcgttTTTAAATCAGTAAAAATCTGTGTAATATGTATTTTCTATTTAAATTGTTCAGCTTAGTTtgtcattttttatatttcatcaaCCTCAACGAAATTATTCAATGAGTTTTAGGCCTGAGATATGTTAAAAAATTGAGCAACACGGATAAATCTGTGCACCTGGCATTCATGCCCGAAAGTAAACATTAGTAAACATTCCGCAATATGGCCGTTAGTTAAGTTTATTAATCTCTATAAAAGATTATATTTTTATTGCTATGTTTTAGAACACAATAATCATTCAAGATGAGGCGCACAACCTGCAGACAATGTGCGAGGAGTATACATCAACACGATTCGAATCATCCAACATTGCCCTCTGTATTGGTGGTATCAACTCAGTGATGCAAAATTCACTGCCAATTCCGAACGGCTGTCCAAAGAAATTCAATATGCGCCAACTGACTTGGATAAAGGACCTGTTAATCAGGTTTGGAAATGTTTTGGAAGATGTTAAGATACCATCCTCACAAGGAGGAAGAACGTTTTGAGGAACGTATATGTATATTTGAACTTCTCGAGTttgctggttttttttttgttttattggttTCATGTTCATAGTTTCATAACATTCAATGAATTTCTGTTTTCAGATAAAAGAAACCAACTTTGAAGTTTCAACCGATCTACTGGATAATATAATTCAATACATTGCGTAAGTCTCCCGGAAGAGCTGGTTTACGCCCCGTAGGGGTTTGCAAAACTTCGCGGAGTTCCTGGCAATAGTTTTTGCCGGTAAGGggccgtccacataccacgtggacaactttaggaggGGGTAGGGGATATCAAAACGTCCACGCTTATCCACggggaggggggagggggttttaaactatatccacgtggacacgaataataaatattttttcaaatataatcaccgatacattctaaaataaataaaaactgttccgTGATCAAGAATTTTAAAACTCCGCCCAACCTGAGTATTCCGTAAGTATCAATAAAATGATTGAGTTGActgagagtgcttcatatatttttactaaatcATTGGACTTCTTCACGGAAATCCATATTCTGGAAATgactcacgtaaactgtgaacgaccgagctatttcctatgatcctatGACTTCTATAGTTACAGGCTACTCATAGACGTTTAtaatcaaaaactataaaaattaaacaattccataatggttgagttttcatgatattacgaatatgtttttttcaccaaatataattttctgtagattttgttctatttcgaaaacagttagtcttagaataaaaatgtctgtatagtttttcatgcggAATGACGTGTAAAATTAATTTGTTGtattacttttctcgaaaagttacaatttttcaaaacattggaaaatttgttttcaattcCTAGGATTTAATGTGTAAGTGTAAATTGTGTATGATGATTCATGCACCACAAGTCGTCATAATTTCCCTTGAATGAGATCGTATTATCTCtccacgctaataatctttTGTTTACACCGAGTCCGTTGTCTATTATCCATAGAAACTGCGTATTGATTCGTGATCAAATTCTCTAGACATTGAAATTCGTACAAATGAAGTGTAAATTATTGCATGGGGTAGgaaaaagtatttagtatgattgcttgctatggtggctgatagcagacatacgaccgcaaagagttaatgAATTGCAGAATGGTcgataaggatttgaaaaataataaaattataaatacgctttcaataccctctgaaaattttacaaactatggcggaaaaggtttcgtattgcgctaccgactaaaggtgaatcggaaatccagagtgaagatgaatcggcatttgctgtgatcgatcatattccggagtgggcaaagatctgcactcaacaaaaaaaGGACCAGAATgcgacatcgaaaattttgagtgggTTTTGGAactctgtaactctgtcataaaacgatgcatttgtcaaagcaataactGGGTCTTGTATAGCACATTTCACAACTgtccatcgatttgctgtgcgatgaaaaattcataatccaaaatgaaaggataatttttcatccgATCGAGAATATCTATGTGAAAAAGGAATTTTCCGAACTGGAATTTCATATGAAACGAATGGAAGCGAATCAATCAGGTTAATTGGATTCCCAGCAAACataaaatcgtataattttgctcgtgccaagtcttacaagaaatccgaataaatcataatcgcatataatatcaatcaaagtatgtatcgtgtatatttgaaatcgcataaaatgtaaaaactcgattttatataccattatcaaattaagtcgcatatcggtataataaacatcaattttatgatgtacattgtcgtaaaatatatttaatccgcatcatatgcgcatattacgctgatgcagtttgtgtgtcgtataagcgtataatttaaatcgattcagtactgtagaaaatcgtgttgcatgctgaagaaaatcatgaaacagtaaatcatattagatcctaataaaggacatattacatcatattgaaatgtcaatgaaatgctgatgcactcgaaagttttaaccgctgttgaattaaattgcagatagccgcgcgagatagctagtggatgataatccagacgaccggagttcgaacccatatcggaggagttttcaccaaacatcaatctgtgtcattttaaacattcatattccactcccaacacaagtcaatcaaacaattattatttctacaaacataaatactcatatataaaaatggcgattcgtgaggctataataaacatttcacgaaaatattttgcgccatttgttttttttcgatgtctgtaataaatcgtatatgagtatggtaaaagtcgctattatagccggtcaaagttgcatattcatccaaacaaattcggtaagcatttgccatgtatgtatatggcctccacttttgcatgcatatgccagttaggcgcattatatgccaaccaaattttagggcatatgatgttatatatacgcttgttatacgatttaatgtttgctggggtatTACTGGTGAATATgttccagatggaataagtcccatgatgcggattaaatatattttacgacaatgtacatcataaaattgatgtttattataccgatatgcgacttaatttgataatggtatataaaatcgagtttttacattttatgcgatttcaaatatacacgatacatactttgattgaaattatatgcgattatgatttattcggatttcttgtaagacttggcacgtgcaaaattatacgatttaatgtttgctgggtacacttctgaaataaagctgtgaacttgaattaacattattgtatctatgtattctatgtgatatcATCACATTTTATTGCAAGTGTTGAAAACATCCTgaattgtattaaaaaaaactcacaggagggttgtgtccgagacacgaccgcatagttgacgtaggattccgttaggctttctgttgattttggatatgtttaaaagattacattgttaaactctttgttaatgatttggtggcccttgaaagggccgttttgtttggttgttgggtattgtttattcattccaccagtgtttaccgagcgaTGATAACAGAAGGATagcaaacagtcgttggatggtgcgtatcagataaaagatgccgaagtggaacgagatatgataaaaatcaccctctgtgatcctagacgagatgcctcctgtgttatgtatggatgaaataaaggaaaaaaaactcaccaatataatataagacaattaccaataccgaacacaattatctcATCAGTGtttacatgttactttaatatagagaaaacatatttgaaatggaaaaggtaattttcttttaaaatgttcactttctgagtgtttgttcaacccaatgcgaatttttactggactaacagcacctaatacaaTATGTAGataatatgggaaatcactttttctaatatttcttcacttttccattttttctcgccgtataaactttccttgggtgaaaatgaacacaacaaaacggacagcttgaaccaaacgacccattctcgagcaggaacacaccttggttcttatttatgaaaattggaataaatagagtcattttaacacaactgctaccaaatacaattttacacttacacttgtgcccattttttcacaatacacgattgatatgaaatttcatgaagcaaccaacattaaagttccaaatttaaatttaattcgctagaattaatcgtatcactcaacttacttgcaatacaaaaatgcccccgacttgcatatatttgcaatgccgatttcccccaggcagcttggttttgatgtctctgttagggacccgccgcatgtgtcgtcaatttcgaccaatcagaagtgggtatttccattaGGATGGGGGTTaagattattcaattgttcgatagttaatttcatgacatatatgcCGGAATcggttgacgcaaaaatttcaccaatccatcatgaaatgactgagcaataagcgtttgaaattggacaattttcacgatgtactcgactttagattttcaatttgtaccccaatatgttcccgtagAGGtcacgtcaaaaataattttcaatccacttatttttattcgattggcgtttgcAATCACAATTAGTAAATCTCAAAATCAATCTTTAAAGTTGTGTAGCTTATATTCAGATGCCGCTTGTTCTTCACCTGCTCAACTGTACATTACGAGTTTGCGTGTTAGCAAACTAGATAGCCTGCATATCTTCGCTGATAAtggtaaaacaaaaaaatatagtttacccacataatttcaaaattaaatgaaacatgTGCTTTGTTATTTCTCTACCATTTCTCTACCGTACAACAACAATGAACCACAGCAAAGCTGGTACAACAGgatacagctagtaaaatttgaaataaaataaacttaaatagaatttaggcgcaattcagttatttccttaattattttaatcaaaaaaggaaaaatgtccacgtggacaaagggggtaggggtatgaaaatgtccacgcttgtccacggagggggagggggagtctaaaatcgtgttttttctgtccacgtggtatgtggacagcctctAAGGGTCCCCAGTACAGACAATCGATCGATAAATGTTACAAGATGTACATTGATCTGGAGTTTGTGATTCAGCTCATGTAAATCGACGATATTTATTTACGAACAGAGCAAAGAGTGCTGAAGCCTGTTCTGTTGGCGGTCGTACAGAATACCGCCGCCTCGCACGGCGCCCAGGCGAAGTGTTGTATGGCTTTGGGTTTACTCAATTTCCTTGGTTCGGATGATATTGGAGACTTGCTGCCACTGATGAAGTGCTTCGAGGGAATTCAATGCCGATGCTGCTGCTCCTTAAAGTTACGCTCTTAGCGCTTAGCGCCCTACTGCTCACGCTAGTTCTCTCGGGGGATTTGGTTCCCCTTGTCAAAAGTAACAACGTCATGATACCATTGATCCAAAAATTCGTCGGAATGCTACATAATTCCCGTCTTGACGTAAGAATGGCTCCAGGGGAAACCATCGCACTCATCCTGGAGAGTGGCCGCTCTCACGAAGACTGCTTCTTTGACGGGGAACTTTCCGATTTAATCGAAGCCACCAATGCCCACAAGTATCGCGCTAAATATGACCGCTAGGTGCAGCGTGCGACCATTCGTCCACCGCTGCCTGGAGGAAAACATCTCGCCGGAGATTTGTATCAATTTCGACTAGAAATCCAGCAGCAGATGGACACGTGGTCTCTCCACTAACATTAAATATGTCTCCGGAATGCGCTAGGTTTCGGAATGAACGTGCATCTGTCGGAGTACGGCTTTCTGCGGGATGTGCTGCAGCTGGGATGCAGAAGATGGCCAAAGCGGAAAAGAAGTTCAAGGTGCACAACCATCAGCGGGAAGAATCGTGACCTGTTATCAATTATACGGAGGCGGGCAGGtgcatgtgtatgtgtatatgtGTACATAGGTGtgcaatatatttttaaaaagaaTAATCATTTCTATTTGAACACAATTAAGTGACTTTAATTTGAATAAatagtaagaaataaaaaaaatcatttcttggaTATACGTTTAGTACAAAGTCGACAGAATTAGAGGGCaagataaatatatttttcacagaCTCATCCTTTAATGCTGTGAAAATAGCATCTAGTACCTTGGGAACAATACGGAACATATGTAGTTGTTGCTGGGATCCTAAAAAGGTTCTGTAGCGATACGAAACTGTTTCCGGTTGCCAAAAATCTTAATGTAAATACGTAAAAtcgagttttgcgctttttGATCCACTCGTTCATCCGCATGCTGCGGTTATGGacccttttttgttttttttctgattttcttcaattatCGTAGGTGCAGTGGCTAGGACAACTGTCATATCACCATATGACGTCTTCAGTGGCAGTAGCCATTTtcatctctatttttttttttttgaaaaatgacagcGGACGATGACGGGACGGTGTATGTGTTGCGCACCTAATACGGGTGCTTAGACCAACTCTTTCAATTCCGtcttttactcctgcagacgctGATTTCTttttcccagtctcctccaccaccagggaattatttttatgcttcaaccgtaaagggtttagcatattcgatgaatttcgacgaaacaccatgacggttaaacaaattttaaactgtatttaaaaaaaatggttccctttttcattaatcgcaattactgtgataattattcgatgtattcatattttgatttttcattattcgatacaaaattactcgattaaatTTGCAaatattcgatgatttttattGATTATTCGAActattaaccgacgtctctattcGACTCCGCACAAGAGCAGAAAACAAAACATTGCTGCAAACTGTTTTtgatgtaaattaaaaaaaaaagaaatggattTGCAAAAGTGTAAATTGTGCGCCTCTGAAAATGCTATTGTTTATCTTGACATATTTGGTGAAATGAATTCACATAATAATATTCCAGCAATAATTTCAAAACACCTGTGGtttgatgtaaaaaaaaagataaaatgcaaAAGTTACCTATTATctatttcacattttatttGTTTAGTTTAAGCCATCGAGTGAATTGCAACTGATCTGTAACCAATGCTGGAACTCGCTGTATGAATTCAATATGTTTTATAATACCATATCAGAAATACATCGCAATGAAAAAGTTTGTTTCTCTAAGGAGGATGTCTTGGACGACTCAATTGGGACAGATCGTTTAGCAAAGAATGATAACGGCATTGATTGTAACGCAAAGTCAGAGTTTTTGGAAGTAATAAAGACAGAGCCCTGTGATGATTTGGATCGAAATGTCACGCTCGATATAGATGTGTTGGGTGAAAATGGCTTAAATGCTACGAAAGAAGAACCATTGACTAAAGAAGACAAACAGGACTCATCATCACGGAGGCCGAGAAGAAATAACATCAAGATGATCTACAATGACAAATTGACTTCTAATAAGGAAATTGCTGGACATGTTAATGAACAAAAAACTGCTTTTATTGAGGTGAAAACTACGTCACAAAATGCCCTTAGACGGAAACGTTCCGAATGGAGTGATGAAATAACAGATAAGAAGTTGATGGATGGTACCGATGTCAAATCGGCGAAAGCCAAACGTAAAAAGGATACCAAACTGTTCGAGCATATCGATGAGTTCATATGTTACATTTGTCCAAATAGAGTCGAGTTCGATCGATTCTATCATGCTACAGTACATTACAAAGAATTTCACAAAGAACCAGCTTACGTAAAATGTAAACTGTGCGGCAAACGATGTTACACTCCAGGAAGTTTGATCAGTCACGTTGCGGTGCATACTGATCCGGACAAATATAGGTAACAATGCAATCGTATTTGAAAAGAAAACAatgatgattttgtggtccaaAGTTATTAACTTGAACTATTTTGCTAGGTGTCagatttgtggcaaaaaaaatgacCATCAAGGGGCTCTTGTGAAGCACATTCAAATTCATCGTAAAGAGATGGACCAAAAACGTGACGAACACGAGAAACACGATAGCGCTGAACCAACGGAGATGCTAACAGTAATGATGGGTGGCGACGAAGAAATATTGGAATTTTACAAACGGATAAGTTGTGAAATCTGTGACCAACAGAGAATGGTAGATGATAATATAGCGAATGTAGAATACGCAAAGATGAAGGATTTGAAGAAACACATGCGAGAAATACACAACGATAAAGGGTATTTGAAATGTCATCTTTGTGATAAAAAGTGCAACATCCGTTCGGAACTTTTAATCCATAAAGACTTTCATCTCAATCCTGAAAAGTATAGGTAAGTCAGTAAATTTCTTTTATTCGTTATCCTTTCGAATTGTTTATTGGTAGGTGTAGTATTTGCGGAAACGTTTACCAGGATTTACAGAAACATAAACAACGTGCTCATGCGTCTCCTGGAGAGGCTTCATTTTGTTGTGAACATTGTGGTAAAGCTTTAACAAGCGAGAAAAGTCTGAAGTCTCACGTTGAACGCAAACATGCTGTTAAGGATACAATTTGCGACATTTGCAACAAACCGTAAGTTACGGActgaaacaaaaatcaattctgGTTGATTGTTCACATACTTCTAGGTTTAGCAAAAGCATGTTTGAAATCCATAAACAGATTGTACATGAAAATGCATCGCACATGTGTGCTCATTGTCCTCGCATGTTCAGGAGCAAATTTGCTTTGAACCGTCATCTGGAGAACCATGAGGATAAAGTTAAAGAGAGAGTTAAATGTAAGATTTGTGGTCTAACATTCAAGCACAAGTATGGTCTTACCAAACATATTGGTTCTGTGCATACAAAAGAAGCTCCAGTATCTTGTGATGTCTGTGGTGAGCCCAATAACTCTATCGCAATTAtgatacatgtttttttttaataatttatattATTTGGA from Toxorhynchites rutilus septentrionalis strain SRP chromosome 3, ASM2978413v1, whole genome shotgun sequence encodes:
- the LOC129780479 gene encoding zinc finger protein ZFP2-like isoform X1, which translates into the protein MDLQKCKLCASENAIVYLDIFGEMNSHNNIPAIISKHLWFDFKPSSELQLICNQCWNSLYEFNMFYNTISEIHRNEKVCFSKEDVLDDSIGTDRLAKNDNGIDCNAKSEFLEVIKTEPCDDLDRNVTLDIDVLGENGLNATKEEPLTKEDKQDSSSRRPRRNNIKMIYNDKLTSNKEIAGHVNEQKTAFIEVKTTSQNALRRKRSEWSDEITDKKLMDGTDVKSAKAKRKKDTKLFEHIDEFICYICPNRVEFDRFYHATVHYKEFHKEPAYVKCKLCGKRCYTPGSLISHVAVHTDPDKYRCQICGKKNDHQGALVKHIQIHRKEMDQKRDEHEKHDSAEPTEMLTVMMGGDEEILEFYKRISCEICDQQRMVDDNIANVEYAKMKDLKKHMREIHNDKGYLKCHLCDKKCNIRSELLIHKDFHLNPEKYRCSICGNVYQDLQKHKQRAHASPGEASFCCEHCGKALTSEKSLKSHVERKHAVKDTICDICNKPFSKSMFEIHKQIVHENASHMCAHCPRMFRSKFALNRHLENHEDKVKERVKCKICGLTFKHKYGLTKHIGSVHTKEAPVSCDVCGKKFKSKHHLWSHKTDTCNTRRYDCNICGRVFKVKIRLTEHMTTHTGISLYQCTFCPMTFNFQSILYTHRKKAHYEQWLELQAQREEGVKLKVLVAST
- the LOC129780479 gene encoding zinc finger protein 708-like isoform X2, encoding MDLQKCKLCASENAIVYLDIFGEMNSHNNIPAIISKHLWFDFKPSSELQLICNQCWNSLYEFNMFYNTISEIHRNEKVCFSKEDVLDDSIGTDRLAKNDNGIDCNAKSEFLEVIKTEPCDDLDRNVTLDIDVLGENGLNATKEEPLTKEDKQDSSSRRPRRNNIKMIYNDKLTSNKEIAGHVNEQKTAFIEVKTTSQNALRRKRSEWSDEITDKKLMDGTDVKSAKAKRKKDTKLFEHIDEFICYICPNRVEFDRFYHATVHYKEFHKEPAYVKCKLCGKRCYTPGSLISHVAVHTDPDKYRCQICGKKNDHQGALVKHIQIHRKEMDQKRDEHEKHDSAEPTEMLTVMMGGDEEILEFYKRISCEICDQQRMVDDNIANVEYAKMKDLKKHMREIHNDKGYLKCHLCDKKCNIRSELLIHKDFHLNPEKYRCSICGNVYQDLQKHKQRAHASPGEASFCCEHCGKALTSEKSLKSHVERKHAVKDTICDICNKPKSMFEIHKQIVHENASHMCAHCPRMFRSKFALNRHLENHEDKVKERVKCKICGLTFKHKYGLTKHIGSVHTKEAPVSCDVCGKKFKSKHHLWSHKTDTCNTRRYDCNICGRVFKVKIRLTEHMTTHTGISLYQCTFCPMTFNFQSILYTHRKKAHYEQWLELQAQREEGVKLKVLVAST